A genomic segment from Syntrophotalea acetylenivorans encodes:
- the mqnB gene encoding futalosine hydrolase, with translation MIAIIAAVAAETALLRQSLSPCEVRRCGARELFLGSLFDQKVALLHSGIGKINAASAVTALLETFKPEAVIVTGCAGAYPDSGLEVGDLVLASEEILADEGVLTPQGFIDFAALGFPLLEHGGPLMEQRFLADPQLLAEALPLIETAAIKAGARLATGPLVTVSTCSGTDQAARAMVQRTAGIGENMEGAAVAQICRLYEVPFLELRGISNRVENRNLERWDLPAGAKIAQRALMAYLKGCHPPQESA, from the coding sequence ATGATTGCCATCATTGCCGCCGTAGCGGCGGAAACAGCCCTGCTACGCCAGTCCCTGTCACCCTGCGAAGTGCGCCGCTGTGGCGCCAGAGAACTCTTTCTCGGCTCCCTGTTCGACCAGAAAGTGGCCCTACTGCACAGCGGCATCGGCAAAATAAACGCGGCATCGGCCGTCACCGCCCTGCTGGAAACATTTAAACCCGAGGCCGTCATCGTCACCGGCTGCGCTGGTGCTTATCCGGACAGCGGTCTGGAAGTGGGGGATCTTGTCCTGGCCAGCGAAGAGATTCTTGCCGACGAGGGAGTCCTTACGCCACAAGGGTTTATCGATTTTGCCGCTCTGGGATTCCCGCTGCTGGAGCATGGCGGGCCGCTCATGGAACAGCGCTTCCTTGCCGACCCGCAACTATTAGCCGAGGCCCTGCCACTCATCGAAACCGCCGCCATTAAAGCTGGCGCCAGGCTGGCAACCGGACCGTTGGTTACTGTCTCGACCTGTTCGGGAACCGACCAGGCCGCCCGGGCCATGGTTCAGCGAACCGCTGGCATCGGCGAAAATATGGAGGGGGCAGCCGTGGCACAAATCTGCCGCCTGTACGAAGTGCCTTTCCTCGAGCTGCGCGGCATCTCCAATCGAGTGGAAAATCGCAACCTCGAACGCTGGGACCTGCCGGCAGGTGCCAAAATCGCCCAAAGAGCTCTGATGGCCTACCTGAAAGGCTGCCACCCTCCGCAGGAATCCGCATGA
- a CDS encoding 1,4-dihydroxy-6-naphthoate synthase: MIGSLSLGYSPCPNDTFLFYALAHGIVSLPGLERPPLLTDVETLNGLVRNVRLSISKISCHALGHVRHDYALLRSGAALGRGCGPLLVAPRDFDPVTLSTSRIAIPGNLTTASLLLRLWQPNCRNLIVLPFDRIIPAICTGQVDAGLIIHEERFTFAQHGLKELVDLGCWWQKLTGLPLPLGAIVAQRQLGSEKITSIEKAIAASLLYAQNNPGEPVAYIQQHAQELTAGAIEQHIALYVNDFTQNMGEEGLAAIEELLGRAAKAELIPPQEGPLLIKERDE, from the coding sequence ATGATCGGATCCCTGTCCCTCGGCTATTCACCCTGCCCTAACGATACTTTTCTCTTTTATGCCCTGGCCCACGGCATCGTTTCCTTGCCTGGCCTGGAAAGACCTCCACTGCTGACCGACGTTGAAACCCTCAACGGGTTGGTACGAAACGTTCGTCTTTCCATCAGCAAAATCTCCTGCCACGCCCTTGGCCATGTGCGTCATGATTATGCCTTGCTTCGCAGCGGTGCCGCCCTGGGTCGTGGTTGCGGGCCGTTGCTGGTAGCCCCTCGCGATTTTGATCCGGTTACCCTTTCCACCAGCCGTATCGCCATTCCCGGCAACCTGACCACAGCCAGCCTGCTTTTACGTCTGTGGCAACCGAACTGTCGCAATCTGATCGTTTTGCCCTTCGACCGCATTATACCGGCGATTTGCACCGGGCAGGTCGATGCCGGCCTGATCATCCACGAAGAACGTTTCACCTTTGCACAGCACGGGCTCAAAGAGCTTGTCGACCTCGGTTGCTGGTGGCAGAAATTGACAGGGCTGCCCCTGCCCTTGGGAGCCATTGTCGCTCAGCGGCAATTGGGCAGCGAGAAGATCACCAGCATCGAAAAGGCTATCGCGGCCAGCCTTCTCTATGCCCAAAACAACCCTGGCGAACCTGTAGCCTACATTCAGCAACATGCCCAGGAACTAACTGCCGGGGCCATCGAGCAGCATATTGCCCTTTACGTTAATGATTTTACCCAAAACATGGGTGAGGAAGGGTTGGCAGCGATTGAAGAGTTGCTCGGACGCGCAGCAAAAGCTGAACTAATCCCGCCACAAGAGGGGCCTTTGTTAATCAAGGAGAGGGACGAATAA
- the aroF gene encoding 3-deoxy-7-phosphoheptulonate synthase: protein MIIVMKHGASREQLLAVKQRIRDLGYKPHVIHGATCNVIGAVGDERGKAVLQSLESMDGVENVMPILQPYKLASREVCPEPSIIELAPGLTIGGEQLVVMAGPCSVEGEEQLIETARAVKAAGATVLRGGAFKPRTSPYAFQGLEEEGLRLLDLARQETGLPIVTEVVNPRDVELVARYADILQVGARNVQNFPLLKLLGQQDKPVLLKRGMATTIKEFLMSAEYILSEGNRRVILCERGIRTFETATRNTLDISAVPVLKEQTHLPVVIDPSHSTGHASLVPSMCYAAVAAGCDGLLVEVHNSPETASCDGPQSLRPSDFAIVMEKLRQFAAAADRKL from the coding sequence ATGATTATCGTCATGAAGCACGGGGCCAGCCGGGAGCAGTTGCTGGCAGTCAAGCAGCGCATTCGCGATCTTGGCTACAAGCCCCACGTCATTCACGGTGCAACCTGCAATGTTATCGGTGCCGTAGGGGATGAGCGCGGCAAAGCGGTGCTGCAATCCCTGGAGTCGATGGACGGTGTCGAAAATGTGATGCCGATTCTGCAGCCTTATAAATTGGCCAGCCGCGAAGTCTGTCCCGAGCCGAGTATTATCGAGTTGGCACCCGGATTGACCATCGGTGGCGAGCAACTGGTGGTGATGGCGGGCCCCTGTTCCGTCGAAGGGGAAGAGCAGTTGATCGAGACCGCCCGGGCGGTCAAGGCCGCAGGCGCTACCGTACTCCGGGGCGGAGCCTTTAAGCCCCGTACCAGCCCTTATGCCTTTCAGGGGCTGGAAGAAGAGGGTCTTCGGCTCCTCGACCTGGCCCGCCAGGAAACAGGCCTGCCCATCGTTACCGAGGTGGTCAATCCGCGGGATGTGGAGCTGGTAGCCCGTTATGCCGATATTCTGCAGGTTGGAGCGCGTAACGTGCAGAACTTCCCTCTGCTCAAGCTGTTAGGCCAGCAGGACAAACCGGTATTGCTCAAGCGGGGCATGGCGACCACCATCAAGGAGTTTCTGATGAGTGCCGAATATATTCTGTCCGAAGGAAACCGCCGGGTCATCCTCTGCGAGCGGGGGATTCGTACTTTTGAAACGGCCACTCGCAACACTCTCGATATTTCCGCCGTACCGGTACTCAAAGAGCAGACTCACCTGCCGGTGGTGATCGATCCGTCCCACTCCACCGGGCACGCCAGTTTGGTGCCTTCCATGTGCTATGCAGCGGTGGCGGCCGGTTGTGACGGTTTGCTGGTCGAGGTGCATAATAGTCCCGAAACGGCCTCTTGCGATGGCCCCCAATCCCTGCGGCCGTCAGATTTTGCGATTGTCATGGAAAAACTGCGTCAGTTCGCTGCGGCCGCCGACCGAAAGCTCTAG
- a CDS encoding alpha,alpha-trehalose-phosphate synthase (UDP-forming): MLQEQQRRLLVVSNRLPVVIERQADKWQIIPGSGGLVTALAPVMRQQKGLWIGWPGCDEEAPLGQLLDRFAQDNGYSLAAVPLSADEVERYYRGFSNEALWPLFHDLLGFCRFSYDNWQVYLDVNRRFAQVVTEHAKADDLIWVHDYQLIGVGDQLRALKMPQPLGYFLHIPFPAPDLFRRLPWKDQLIRSLLAYDLLGFQTQRDRRNFVNTATSLLSEVEVVSRKRHYDVLQFEGRTVRVGHFPISIDFDEFDNGARSKEVEDAAWYLHENLRGRQLMLGVDRLDYTKGIPERFLAFERALEKYPELITNISLMQLVVPSRTLVPDYQNLKETLDQLAGRINARFGQPEWNPIYYVYRTLGRTQLLARYRTSEIALITPLRDGMNLVAKEYCASSVENNGVLILSEFAGAADQLRKGALLVNPYDIESTADAIYQAYVMESGERLRRMKLLRNEIRRHDVHHWLDSFTQSLYSS, from the coding sequence ATGCTCCAAGAGCAACAAAGACGTTTGCTGGTTGTATCGAATCGCTTGCCGGTGGTCATTGAGAGGCAGGCAGATAAATGGCAAATTATTCCCGGCAGTGGTGGCTTGGTGACTGCTCTGGCCCCGGTTATGCGGCAGCAGAAAGGTTTATGGATCGGTTGGCCTGGTTGTGATGAAGAGGCTCCGCTGGGGCAATTGTTGGACCGCTTCGCCCAAGACAACGGTTATTCTCTGGCGGCGGTGCCTCTTTCAGCCGATGAGGTGGAGAGGTATTACCGGGGGTTTTCCAACGAGGCTTTGTGGCCGCTGTTTCACGATCTGCTCGGATTCTGCCGATTTTCCTACGACAACTGGCAGGTTTATCTCGATGTCAACCGGCGCTTCGCGCAGGTCGTGACCGAACATGCTAAAGCAGATGACCTGATCTGGGTTCACGATTATCAATTGATCGGGGTGGGAGATCAGTTGCGGGCCCTGAAGATGCCTCAGCCCCTGGGATATTTCCTGCACATCCCTTTTCCGGCTCCGGATCTCTTTCGTCGCTTGCCCTGGAAGGATCAATTGATCCGCTCGCTGCTGGCTTATGACCTGCTCGGTTTTCAGACCCAGCGTGACCGCCGCAATTTTGTTAATACCGCAACCTCTTTGCTGAGCGAGGTCGAAGTGGTCAGTCGCAAGAGGCACTACGATGTGTTGCAGTTCGAAGGACGCACGGTGCGGGTCGGGCATTTTCCCATCAGTATCGATTTCGATGAATTCGATAATGGTGCCCGGTCCAAAGAAGTCGAAGATGCCGCCTGGTACCTGCATGAAAATCTGCGTGGTCGGCAATTGATGCTGGGGGTCGACCGCCTCGATTATACCAAGGGGATTCCCGAGCGATTCCTGGCTTTTGAGCGGGCGCTGGAGAAGTACCCCGAGCTAATTACCAATATCAGCCTGATGCAGTTGGTGGTGCCGAGCCGAACCCTGGTGCCCGATTATCAGAATCTCAAGGAAACCCTCGATCAGCTGGCCGGTCGCATTAACGCCCGCTTCGGACAGCCCGAATGGAATCCTATATACTATGTTTATCGCACCCTTGGCCGCACTCAATTGCTGGCCCGTTATCGGACCTCGGAGATAGCCCTTATCACCCCTCTGCGAGACGGTATGAATCTGGTTGCCAAGGAATATTGCGCCAGTTCGGTGGAGAACAACGGCGTTCTGATTCTCAGCGAATTCGCCGGAGCGGCGGATCAGCTACGCAAGGGAGCTTTGCTGGTGAACCCCTATGATATCGAAAGTACGGCCGATGCCATATATCAGGCCTATGTCATGGAATCCGGAGAGCGTCTGCGGCGGATGAAGTTGCTGCGCAACGAGATTCGGCGCCATGACGTACACCACTGGCTGGATAGCTTTACCCAGAGTCTCTATTCCAGTTAG
- a CDS encoding glycosyltransferase, giving the protein MSASNKNDSGLLDRYAEVTGREVIHHLQQLAAPLKGAKVVHVNSTREGGGVAEILQKLIPLKRALGIDASWEVINGSPDFYECTKGFHNGLQGMGSPIPKKLLAEYEKINAANAENLRGTLEEADFVVIHDPQPAPLLSHCPARRGRWLWRCHIDASHPYRPVWKYLRQWVIPYDASIFSIPQFAQPLPHPQYIVAPSIDPLSEKNRDLPLAELQTVRERFNLDPALPLMLQVSRYDRFKDPLGVVQACQLAGKLTPLQLVLAGGGASDDPEGEAVLEEVRQAAADDPRIQVLLLPADAHHTINALQRTADIVLQKSIREGFGLTVAEAMWKGKPVIGGDTGGIRLQVFNHYTGFLVRTPEGAALRIRYLLHRRELLKEMGQRAQRFVGENFLITRHLREYLTMLLGLQNGTQGRMELGL; this is encoded by the coding sequence ATGAGTGCTTCTAATAAAAACGATAGCGGGTTGCTTGATCGCTACGCCGAAGTGACTGGCCGTGAGGTGATTCATCATCTCCAGCAATTGGCGGCGCCCCTTAAGGGCGCTAAAGTCGTGCATGTCAACTCGACCCGCGAAGGGGGCGGGGTGGCGGAAATCCTGCAGAAGTTGATTCCTCTCAAGCGGGCCCTTGGCATCGATGCCAGTTGGGAGGTGATCAATGGTAGCCCGGATTTTTATGAATGTACCAAGGGCTTTCATAACGGTCTGCAGGGTATGGGCAGTCCCATCCCGAAGAAGTTGCTGGCAGAGTATGAAAAGATCAACGCCGCTAATGCAGAGAATCTGCGCGGTACCCTGGAGGAGGCCGACTTTGTCGTTATTCACGACCCCCAGCCGGCCCCGTTGCTGAGTCACTGCCCCGCACGCCGTGGGCGCTGGTTGTGGCGTTGTCACATAGACGCCAGTCATCCCTATCGACCGGTATGGAAATATCTGCGGCAGTGGGTTATCCCCTACGATGCCAGCATTTTTTCCATCCCCCAGTTTGCTCAGCCCTTGCCCCATCCCCAGTACATCGTTGCGCCAAGTATCGACCCTCTGAGCGAAAAGAATCGTGATCTGCCTCTGGCGGAACTGCAAACCGTTCGCGAGCGTTTCAATCTTGATCCGGCTCTGCCGCTGATGTTGCAAGTTTCCCGATATGATCGCTTCAAAGATCCGTTGGGTGTGGTGCAGGCCTGCCAGCTGGCCGGGAAGCTGACCCCTTTGCAGCTGGTGCTGGCCGGAGGCGGTGCCAGCGATGATCCCGAAGGCGAGGCGGTGCTGGAGGAAGTACGCCAGGCAGCGGCGGATGATCCGAGAATTCAGGTTTTGCTATTGCCCGCCGATGCTCATCATACGATTAACGCCTTGCAGAGGACCGCCGATATTGTGCTGCAGAAATCGATTCGCGAAGGTTTCGGGCTTACCGTGGCTGAAGCCATGTGGAAGGGGAAACCGGTGATCGGCGGAGACACCGGCGGTATTCGACTGCAGGTTTTTAATCACTACACCGGTTTTCTGGTGCGGACTCCCGAGGGGGCTGCATTGCGTATTCGGTATTTGCTTCATCGCCGTGAATTGCTCAAGGAAATGGGCCAGCGGGCACAGCGCTTCGTTGGCGAAAATTTTCTTATCACTCGCCATTTGCGGGAATATTTGACCATGCTGCTGGGTTTACAAAACGGTACTCAGGGCCGCATGGAACTTGGTTTGTAG
- a CDS encoding DUF5752 family protein, producing the protein MSERATDPAEATPFAVRDCALISLATGLKAQNLREFCDILQRIPLESIEHHLWGRLLQPRFDEPEYNNDFASWAYHGLHDKTLAERLSMVLPTDFADQEALRQELVEVLEERLDQCEMVPWAKNDQQFHFLRSQIVVFDSGLRFAQPVDLIPYLAHLSTGSVYYHFIDARNRTAERCDDFSAWLASFGAEYQPLRERLCGVDPYFASLQSLRQIVTDLFQTFFEEAVQ; encoded by the coding sequence ATGAGCGAACGCGCTACCGATCCCGCCGAGGCAACACCCTTTGCTGTGCGGGATTGCGCCCTTATCTCTCTGGCCACGGGCCTTAAGGCACAGAATCTGCGGGAGTTTTGCGATATCCTTCAACGTATCCCGCTGGAGAGTATTGAGCACCACCTCTGGGGACGCCTTCTGCAGCCCCGTTTCGATGAACCGGAATATAACAACGATTTCGCGTCTTGGGCTTATCACGGTTTGCACGACAAGACTCTGGCCGAACGGCTGAGTATGGTGCTGCCCACCGATTTTGCCGATCAGGAAGCTCTTCGCCAAGAGCTGGTCGAGGTTCTTGAAGAGAGACTCGATCAATGCGAGATGGTGCCTTGGGCTAAAAACGATCAGCAGTTTCATTTCTTGCGCTCGCAGATCGTGGTCTTCGATAGCGGTTTACGCTTCGCTCAGCCGGTCGACTTGATCCCTTATCTGGCACACCTGTCCACGGGTAGCGTGTATTACCATTTCATCGATGCCCGCAACCGCACTGCCGAGCGGTGCGATGATTTCAGTGCCTGGCTGGCCAGTTTCGGTGCCGAATATCAGCCTCTGCGTGAGCGGTTATGTGGTGTCGATCCCTATTTTGCCTCGCTGCAAAGCCTTCGTCAGATTGTCACTGATCTTTTTCAGACGTTTTTTGAGGAGGCTGTTCAATGA
- a CDS encoding chemotaxis protein, with product MMEDRPSQEILLESGTNEMEILEFYLGEQSFGINVQKLREIIQYEPEKTTTLPESKPSVMGTYLVRGQSISLIDLNKHLNPQQPDGEDPKRPVVLVCQFNQKITGFMVDDVNQIHRISWEDVRPMAPFIDKFRPRFTGSINVGSKEILIVDLEHILTELDPELSKVFAGTATEKQDTTAEGLSKAEQRQQVKLMLAEDSSIIRTGIQRVLTNSGYTQLTTFVDGEECYQALKKIHGQVDSEEEFLQQLNILITDIEMPKMDGMALCRRVREELGLKNLKVIMFSSLITEQMAAKCASIGANGSISKPQIPELVEMVDQFCL from the coding sequence ATGATGGAAGACAGACCCAGCCAAGAGATTTTGCTGGAAAGCGGTACCAATGAAATGGAGATCCTTGAGTTTTATCTGGGAGAACAGTCCTTTGGCATCAACGTCCAGAAACTGCGGGAGATTATTCAATACGAACCCGAAAAGACGACCACTCTGCCGGAGAGCAAGCCGTCGGTCATGGGAACTTATCTGGTGCGAGGTCAGTCCATTTCTTTAATCGACTTGAACAAACACCTCAACCCTCAACAGCCTGATGGCGAGGACCCGAAGCGACCTGTCGTACTGGTCTGCCAGTTCAACCAAAAGATAACGGGCTTTATGGTGGATGACGTCAACCAGATCCACCGTATCAGCTGGGAAGATGTCCGGCCGATGGCCCCATTTATCGATAAGTTCCGGCCCCGTTTCACCGGCAGCATTAATGTCGGCAGCAAGGAAATCCTGATCGTCGACCTGGAGCACATCCTGACCGAACTCGATCCTGAACTGAGCAAGGTCTTTGCAGGCACGGCCACTGAAAAGCAGGACACTACAGCAGAAGGCTTAAGTAAAGCCGAGCAGCGCCAGCAGGTCAAACTCATGCTGGCCGAAGATTCATCTATTATTCGCACCGGCATTCAGCGGGTATTGACCAATTCGGGCTACACCCAGCTGACGACCTTCGTTGATGGTGAAGAATGCTACCAAGCGTTGAAAAAAATCCACGGGCAGGTCGACTCGGAAGAGGAATTCCTGCAGCAACTGAATATACTTATTACCGACATCGAAATGCCGAAAATGGACGGCATGGCTCTATGTCGCAGGGTTCGCGAGGAACTGGGCCTGAAAAATCTCAAGGTCATCATGTTCTCCTCGCTGATTACCGAACAGATGGCCGCCAAGTGCGCTTCGATTGGGGCAAACGGCTCTATCAGCAAGCCGCAGATTCCAGAACTGGTGGAGATGGTTGATCAATTCTGTCTCTAG
- a CDS encoding peptidylprolyl isomerase, whose translation MSDSNPLIQMDTSLGEIILELNAAKAPISVANFIAYAKAGHYDGTIFHRVIKEFMIQGGGLTPDLAEKPLGEPIKNEATNKLRNKTGTIAMARTSEVDSAQAQFFINTADNKSLDHAGSKPEVYGYAVFGEVVDGMDVVYTIEQVATNAVEEHQDLPVETVTIEKVTVID comes from the coding sequence ATGAGCGACTCGAATCCTCTGATCCAGATGGACACATCCCTGGGTGAAATCATTCTTGAGCTAAACGCTGCCAAGGCTCCCATTTCCGTGGCTAACTTTATCGCCTACGCCAAGGCAGGCCACTACGATGGAACTATTTTCCACCGGGTGATCAAGGAATTCATGATCCAGGGTGGCGGCCTGACCCCGGATCTGGCGGAAAAACCCTTGGGTGAGCCTATTAAAAACGAAGCAACCAACAAACTCAGGAACAAAACGGGCACCATCGCCATGGCCCGCACCTCGGAGGTGGACAGCGCTCAGGCCCAGTTTTTCATCAATACAGCCGACAATAAATCGCTGGATCATGCCGGATCGAAACCGGAAGTCTACGGTTATGCGGTTTTTGGCGAAGTGGTCGACGGCATGGATGTGGTCTACACCATCGAACAGGTAGCCACCAACGCCGTCGAAGAGCATCAGGACCTGCCGGTAGAAACGGTGACCATCGAAAAGGTCACGGTAATCGACTGA
- a CDS encoding DUF2845 domain-containing protein translates to MKYRLAIALLLLSPSLAAAICQPDEGMTKDEVFAECGPPDYAEVVRGAEFNSAIPLSTNDAVLLNDNHPMVLWQYDLFDSKDSRIIMFRNGLVVRCCLPETD, encoded by the coding sequence ATGAAATATCGGTTAGCTATCGCCCTGCTTCTGCTGTCGCCGTCGCTGGCCGCGGCTATCTGCCAACCCGATGAAGGCATGACCAAAGATGAGGTTTTTGCCGAATGCGGCCCCCCCGATTATGCGGAGGTGGTTCGAGGCGCAGAGTTCAACTCTGCCATCCCCTTAAGCACCAACGATGCCGTACTTCTAAACGACAACCACCCGATGGTCCTTTGGCAGTACGATCTTTTTGACAGCAAGGACAGCCGTATTATCATGTTTCGCAATGGTCTGGTGGTTCGATGCTGCCTGCCTGAAACCGACTGA